GGATGACGTGGACGTGGCCCAAGTGCTGTCGTTCGAGAAGTCGCTGAAGGATCAGCTCAAGAGCAAGCACGCTGCTCTGATCCAGCGCATCGAAGACACCAAGGAACTGTCCAAGGACGACGAGGCCGAACTGGCCGCCGCCGTTCAGGAATTCAAGAAGCACGGTGCTTTTTAAGAAAGTGATGGGTTAGGCGTCGCAGGCGCCTCACCCATCCTTCCCGGATGGTTGAGGCGCGAGCGGAACCCATCGGCCAGTCTTCACAGGAAAGCGCAATGCCCGGAATTAAGGAAATCCGAACCAAGATCAAGAGCGTGCAAAACACGCGCAAGATCACCAAGGCGATGGAAATGGTCGCCGCATCCAAGATGCGCAAGGCGCAGGAGCGGATGCGTGCAGGCCGTCCGTACGCCACCAAGGTGCGCGAGATTGCTGCGCACCTGATGCAGGCCAATCCCGAGTACAGCCACCCGTACCTGGTCGAACGCGAAATCAAGGCGGTCGGCGTGGTCATGGTGACGACCGACAAGGGTTTGTGCGGCGGCTTGAACACCAACATCACCCGCGTGACGTTGGGCAAGCTGAAAGAGTTCGAGAAAGCCGGCATCGCCGTGCAAGCGACCGCTTTCGGCAACAAGGGCGTGGGTGTGCTGACCCGTATCGGCGCCAAACTGGTTTCCCAGGAAGTGCAACTGGGCGACAAGCCGCAACTCGACCGCCTGCTGGGCGCGATCAAGGTGCAGCTGGACGCCTACCTGGAAGGCCGTATCGACGCGCTGTACGTGGCCTCGACCCGCTTCGTCAACACGATGAAGCAAGAGCCCCTGTTCCTGCGTCTGCTGCCGCTGGCCAGCGGTTTGGAAGATCCGTACCAGACGGGCGCCGATAGCCTGGCCAAGACCTCGGAAGTGAAGTCGGAATACAGCTGGGATTACATCTACGAACCCGACGCCCGTAGCGTGATCGACGACCTGCTGCAGCGTTACGTTGAAGGCCTGCTGTACCAAGCCGTGGCCGAGAACATGGCTTCGGAGCAGTCGGCCCGGATGGTCGCCATGAAGGCGGCGTCGGACAACGCCAAGAAGGTCATCGGCGATCTGCAACTGGTCTACAACAAGACCCGTCAGGCCGCGATCACCAAAGAAATTTCGGAAATCGTAGGGGGCGCTGCCGCCGTTTGAGGCAGGCAGCATCCCGTCAAAAGCTATCAAGCAAGGAATCGACATGAGC
The DNA window shown above is from Achromobacter spanius and carries:
- the atpG gene encoding F0F1 ATP synthase subunit gamma — protein: MPGIKEIRTKIKSVQNTRKITKAMEMVAASKMRKAQERMRAGRPYATKVREIAAHLMQANPEYSHPYLVEREIKAVGVVMVTTDKGLCGGLNTNITRVTLGKLKEFEKAGIAVQATAFGNKGVGVLTRIGAKLVSQEVQLGDKPQLDRLLGAIKVQLDAYLEGRIDALYVASTRFVNTMKQEPLFLRLLPLASGLEDPYQTGADSLAKTSEVKSEYSWDYIYEPDARSVIDDLLQRYVEGLLYQAVAENMASEQSARMVAMKAASDNAKKVIGDLQLVYNKTRQAAITKEISEIVGGAAAV